The proteins below come from a single Papaver somniferum cultivar HN1 chromosome 11, ASM357369v1, whole genome shotgun sequence genomic window:
- the LOC113322455 gene encoding uncharacterized protein At3g17950-like has product MAAQQEGGWPLGLQPLNVRVGLVRNRDFSGSMSSNTLITGSPSFSTDSSSDLDTESTGSFFHDKSITLGSLIGVSSILEFSRRSIRGRRAESIRSKKKIKSKTWLFSLCSKPSDTYVENVTSPPSLGQFLQVERKAANNCRRNQRPRNYEHGEFVQPDQMASESNPLFVNGVVAPPQSSQFGSEIGRRHKKSLSLGCGCGAPVLLSCMRGQPCN; this is encoded by the exons ATGGCCGCACAACAG GAAGGTGGGTGGCCCTTAGGATTACAACCATTGAACGTGAGAGTTGGTTTGGTGAGGAATCGTGATTTTTCGGGGTCGATGTCTTCCAACACACTTATCACTGGTTCTCCAAGTTTCTCAACAGATTCTTCATCAGACTTGGATACAGAG TCAACTGGATCTTTCTTCCATGACAAGAGCATTACACTTGGGAGTCTCATTGGTGTTTCGAGCATCTTAGAATTTTCTAGAAGATCTATTAGGGGTAGGAGAGCAGAATCTATAAGAAGTAAGAAGAAAATTAAATCCAAAACATGGTTATTTTCCCTGTGTTCAAAGCCTAGTGATACTTATGTAGAAAATGTGACTAGTCCTCCATCCCTCGGTCAGTTCCTTCAAGTCGAAAGAAAAGCTGCTAACAATTGCAGAAGGAATCAAAGACCAAGGAATTATGAACATGGTGAGTTTGTTCAACCTGATCAAATGGCTTCTGAATCAAACCCATTATTCGTCAATGGGGTTGTTGCCCCTCCTCAGTCAAGTCAGTTCGGATCAGAAATTGGAAGGAGACACAAAAAAAGTTTATCACTTGGCTGTGGATGTGGTGCACCAGTTTTGTTATCATGTATGCGTGGACAACCCTGCAACTGA